One segment of Bacteroides sp. DNA contains the following:
- a CDS encoding family 10 glycosylhydrolase — protein MGYQEPVRGVWLTNVASDALFSKGKIEDAVAYCHKIGLNTIFVVTWNKAMTTYRSQVMKQLTGIEIDPDLDPDQTGRDPLQEVIEEAKKYGIKVFAWFEFGFSSSFQENGGVLLQYKPQWASLNAEGELTSKNGFEWMNALDKEVQDFLLSLILEVVNNYDVDGIQGDDRLPAMPSEGGYNAEIIEAYKLDHFGAAPPDYHKDYNWIQWRSERLNAFMKRLYGEVKASDPNCIVSMAPSIFPWSKEEYLQDWPTWINFGYVDMVVPQVYRKDSLSYERTLASNIEYVLPEKRHLVYPGILIRVDSIQPSRQLLGFMIDENRRHGIGGEVFFFFEGLREYEEIFMRIYEP, from the coding sequence ATGGGCTACCAAGAACCAGTCAGGGGGGTCTGGCTTACCAATGTGGCTTCCGATGCCCTTTTTTCAAAGGGAAAAATTGAGGATGCAGTGGCTTACTGCCATAAGATTGGCCTTAATACCATTTTTGTTGTCACCTGGAATAAAGCCATGACTACCTATCGCAGCCAGGTTATGAAGCAGTTGACAGGAATTGAAATTGATCCGGATTTAGACCCGGATCAAACCGGCCGGGACCCTCTGCAGGAAGTGATCGAGGAAGCAAAAAAATATGGCATAAAAGTCTTTGCATGGTTTGAATTTGGATTCTCTTCCTCTTTTCAGGAGAATGGAGGTGTATTGCTCCAATATAAGCCACAGTGGGCTTCCCTGAATGCTGAGGGGGAGTTGACCTCTAAGAATGGATTTGAATGGATGAACGCTCTTGACAAAGAGGTACAGGACTTTTTGCTTTCATTAATTCTCGAAGTAGTCAACAATTACGACGTTGATGGGATTCAAGGGGATGACCGATTGCCAGCCATGCCATCAGAAGGTGGGTATAATGCCGAAATAATTGAAGCTTATAAACTGGATCATTTTGGGGCCGCACCCCCGGACTATCATAAGGATTATAATTGGATCCAGTGGCGTTCAGAAAGACTTAATGCATTTATGAAGCGCCTTTATGGGGAAGTTAAAGCCAGCGATCCAAATTGTATTGTTTCTATGGCACCCAGCATATTCCCCTGGTCAAAGGAAGAGTACCTTCAAGATTGGCCGACCTGGATTAATTTTGGATACGTGGATATGGTTGTTCCTCAGGTATACAGAAAGGATAGTTTATCCTATGAGCGTACCCTAGCATCAAATATTGAATATGTTCTGCCTGAGAAGAGACATCTAGTTTACCCGGGAATATTGATCCGGGTAGATTCTATACAACCCTCCCGGCAACTTCTGGGTTTTATGATTGATGAAAACAGGAGACATGGAATAGGCGGAGAAGTGTTTTTCTTTTTCGAAGGGTTGAGGGAGTATGAGGAAATATTTATGAGGATTTACGAACCTTAA
- a CDS encoding DUF5009 domain-containing protein, whose translation MSRDSGLDFLRGLAILGMVLSGTISRNDELPGWLFHAQISPPDFVFNPSFPGITWVDLVFPLFIFAMGMSVPFSLQKNIDKGSQMGTIGRKIFFRALKLWFFAIMLGHLSLFHYPAIAGYWANLLAVLAFGGFFLAFLDFSKLSLSGKWWNTAGYLLLILLCLIRARLFDLPFSLQNYDIIILVLANMAFWGGLIWLITRNNMLVRLGILALYFGIWLSRDIEGSWNNDLWNFLPLWWLADQIPAFGNLLQSIGIENGKTIFYHPDYLKYLMIFLPGTIVGDLVIKHNRSEPIVPFNKSLLLGAAMILLIVGNLFGLYYRFLLLNLFVNLFLLTLIFISFIVKELGYINLYKKLVLFAIFWVLLGLVFEAWQGGIKKDPATYSYFFLTTGFSIFVYLSFHLLHNKSRSVSWWRPVLSIGKNPMLAYVLVAYLILPVLGALQLQNPLDHMHEIWKWAGVFRGLLLTTIMIFVTVFFVRKKLFWKT comes from the coding sequence ATGAGCAGGGACTCAGGATTGGATTTTTTGCGGGGTTTGGCAATTTTGGGTATGGTACTCTCGGGTACCATATCTCGTAATGATGAATTGCCAGGCTGGCTGTTTCATGCCCAAATCAGCCCTCCTGACTTTGTATTTAATCCGTCTTTTCCTGGAATTACATGGGTTGATCTGGTTTTCCCCTTGTTCATATTTGCCATGGGAATGTCCGTTCCCTTCTCTTTGCAAAAAAACATCGATAAGGGAAGTCAGATGGGAACCATTGGCAGGAAAATTTTCTTTCGTGCCTTGAAATTGTGGTTTTTTGCCATAATGCTAGGGCATCTTTCATTGTTTCATTATCCAGCTATTGCAGGTTATTGGGCAAATTTGCTTGCTGTCCTGGCTTTTGGGGGATTTTTTCTCGCTTTCCTTGATTTTAGTAAGCTTTCCTTAAGCGGAAAATGGTGGAATACAGCTGGATATTTGCTGTTGATTTTATTGTGCCTGATAAGGGCACGGTTGTTTGATCTGCCATTTTCATTGCAAAATTATGACATAATTATTCTGGTTTTGGCCAATATGGCATTCTGGGGTGGATTAATTTGGCTTATTACCCGGAACAATATGCTTGTCAGACTTGGAATTCTTGCCCTTTATTTTGGCATTTGGCTTTCCCGGGATATTGAAGGCTCCTGGAATAATGATTTATGGAATTTTTTGCCACTCTGGTGGCTTGCTGACCAAATCCCAGCCTTTGGGAATCTTTTGCAAAGCATCGGCATTGAGAATGGCAAAACAATATTTTACCATCCTGACTATTTAAAATATCTGATGATTTTTCTCCCGGGAACCATTGTTGGTGATCTTGTTATTAAACACAATAGATCAGAGCCTATTGTTCCCTTTAATAAGTCTTTACTGTTAGGTGCTGCAATGATTTTATTGATTGTTGGAAACCTTTTTGGACTTTATTACAGATTTCTACTATTGAATCTTTTCGTGAACCTTTTTCTTTTGACTTTAATATTTATTAGCTTCATTGTCAAGGAGTTAGGGTATATAAATCTGTATAAGAAATTGGTTTTATTTGCCATTTTCTGGGTGCTTCTTGGCTTGGTTTTTGAGGCATGGCAAGGAGGGATCAAGAAAGATCCTGCCACATACAGCTACTTTTTCCTTACGACTGGATTCTCAATTTTTGTTTACCTGTCTTTCCATTTGCTTCATAATAAGTCTCGGAGCGTTTCCTGGTGGCGGCCTGTTTTGTCCATTGGAAAAAATCCTATGCTGGCTTACGTTCTGGTTGCTTATTTAATCCTTCCTGTTTTAGGGGCGCTTCAGTTGCAAAATCCACTGGACCATATGCATGAAATATGGAAGTGGGCCGGAGTATTCAGGGGATTGCTTTTAACGACGATCATGATTTTTGTTACAGTTTTTTTTGTGAGAAAGAAACTTTTCTGGAAAACCTGA